The window ACATCATCTCGATCGAGACCTCTTGACCAGGCTGCTCGCCCACAAGCGTGGATCGATCCGACTGGCCACCGCCGATGTGAGACAGATCCTTTCCCGCCTCGTTGAGGAGTGGGAACGGGTGATTGTACTTGTCGATGCTGCCTGACCGTCGCCTTTCTTCTCCCCCTCGCTTCCTCTATCGCTGCCTTCTACTCTATGGCTTGCTCGTTCTTTGCCTGTTCTCCAGGTCGGCATCTGCCGGCATCTCCCTCCCCAAACCCGACGGGTGGGTGAGCGATTACGCCGGCCTGCTCGATGCCGCTACGAAGAATCGGCTGGAGCAGTTCCTGACGGAGGTAAATCAAGAAGCGGGCGTCGAGATCGCTGTGGCTACTCTCCCCACCCTTGGTGGACAGTCGGTCGAAGAGGCTGCTGTCGAGCTGTTTGCTGCCTGGGGAATTGGAAAGAAGGGGAAGGACGAGGGCGTGCTGCTCCTGGTGGCCCCGAAAGAACGGAGGCTTCGGATCGAGGTGGGCTACGGCCTGGAGGGAACCATCCCTGATGGACTGGCCGGCGAGATCATTCGTGATACGATCACGCCGCGCTTCCGAGAGGGCCGATTCGCCGAAGGAATCGAGGCAGGCATCACCCGGATCGTCGAGACCATTGCACGGCAAAAGCAGATTCAGATCCCGGTGCCAGAATCGCCCCGCCTGCGGACAACAGCCCCTGAGCAGGAGACCAGACGATGGCGCCTGAGCTCTCAGGCGACCCCGGTCTTGCTCTTTTTGCTCCTACTGGTCGGACTGATCGCCATCAGCATGGCCGGCGAGCGGTCATTTCGCGACCGCCGCGGCCCGCGTCGATTCCGCAACCCCTTCATCTGGTTTCCGATCGGTCCCTACAGCGGGGGTTCGTCAGGTGGTGGCTTCGGTGGTGCCGACTTTGGCGGATTCGGCGGCTTCGGCGGCGGGTCCAGCGGAGGCGGCGGCGCCAGCGGAAGCTGGTGACCACAACCCGGAAGTTGTCAACTTGCAGCACCAGGCGTAAGGGGGCACCCCTCACGTCCTTTCGGGGGCTGAATACTGATTACTAAACGCTATGGTCTACGTCAGGTGTGGGTGAAATGGTTTGACAGGGGAAGGTCGTGGTGGTATTGAACACCGTTATAACTTCTAACCTTAAAGGAGGAATACAATGCGAAGCGCGATCGGGATGCTGGGAGTTGGACTGTTATTCATGAGTCTTCATAGTACGGCCGAGGCCGAGCCGACGAAGAGCCCTAGGGCCATCATCGAGATGGCGGCCGGTAAGATCGTCGTAGAGTTCTATGAGAAGGATGCGCCTGGGACCGTAGCGAATTTTATCAAGTTGGCTAAGCAGGGCTACTATAACGGTCTCAGTTTTCACCGGGTTGTGCCGGGCTTTGTCGCTCAGGGCGGTGATCCGAAGGGGGATGGGACCGGCGGCCCCGGTTACACCATCAAGGATGAAGTCAATTCGCGTAAACACACGACCGGAGCGGTGGCCATGGCGAAAACCGCTGCGCCCAACAGCGCCGGGAGTCAGTTCTACATCACTCTGGCGCCACAACCCGCACTGGATCGCGACTACACGGTATTTGGGCAGGTCGTGGAGGGGATGGATGTCGTCATGAAGATCAAGGTCGGGGACGTTATGAAGAAGGTGACCATTGTCGAGGCCACCCGCTGAGACGATCCTGAACAACCTGTTTGGCAGAAAGGGCTAGCATGCTGTCCCAGTGAAGTCTTTACAGTCCGTTCGTGGTGAGCCTGTCGAACCACTGATGGGAGGCGTTGAGTACACATTGCCCTTCGACTGGCTCAGGGCGAACGGTAAATGTAAAGAAGTGCCAGGAACGCTGCACTGGAGAAGCCCGGCGCTGGTAAAAACATTGACATTTAGGTGCGAAGAGTGCAATTATAAATAAAAAGTCGAAACTTGATGTGACCGCTTTCAAATTCCGCCGAGAAAAGGATCAACTCGTAGCTTATCTCATCGCTATTGATAAGGGGGTGTGAAGGGGATGGCGAGCGTGACGGTCAAGGAGAACGAGTCGTTCGAGGTCGCTCTCCGCCGTTTCAAGAAGCAGTGCGAGAAAGCTGGAGTCCTGTCGGAGCTCCGCAAGCGCGAGCATTACGAGAAGCCCAGTGTCCGCCGCAAGAAAAAATCGATGGCCGCCAGAAAGAAGGCCTTGAAGCGCGTCCACTTCGCTGTAGAGTAGGACGTGAGCGTCTTAAAGGCACGATTGGCCGACGACCTCAAGGTAGCCCTCAAGAGTGGGGATCGGCTGAGGACGTCAGTGCTTCGGCTTCTCCATGCGCTCATCAAGAACAGGGAAATAGAAAAGCGGGGAGAGTTAGACGACGCGGAAATTATCCAGGCAGTGATCGCGTCCTGTAAGCTCAGAAAAGAGGCCATCGAGCAGTATGTAAAGGGGGGACGAGATGATCTGGCCGTGAAGGAGGAGGCCGAGCTCAAGCTCCTCGAGGCATACCTGCCTCCGCCGCTCTCACCGGAAGAGCTTCGAAAGAAGATAGAGGAAGCGCTTGCTGTGTCGCACGCGAGTTCCATTAAGGATATGGGGAAGGTCATGGCGCTCCTGATGCCGGAGATCTCTGGTCGAGCGGATGGGAAGGTAGCCAGTCAGATGGTCAAAGACGCGTTGTCGAAGCGCTGATGCCTGTGCAATTGCCTCATCGTAAGTATATCCCCATGTTGGGTGGATAGTTCAGGGGACTCGAAATCGAGTCCCCTGTGTATTTCTAGTGTATCCGTGTGCTCGGGATATGCGCTCTTTGCGACTGAGGCCGCCCCCCAAGCACGGCAACAGACCGAGCTGATTCCGCGTTCTTTGGTATCCGGAGACCTTCGCATCACATGAATCAGATCGACCAGCATACCCTCGAGATTCTGGAGTGGCCTGCCATCCAGGCGAGATTAGCCGCTGAGGCCGGATCGCCCATTGGAAGGGAGTTGACACAGGCGACCCAGCCTCTTCCCACACTGGAGGAGGCGAAGAAAGTCCAGAAAGAAGTTGAGGAGTTCCGGGCGCTGCTGTCCAGGGAAACCGCACTTCCATTTGACCAACTGTGCGACATCAGGGAGTCGATCCGGCAGTCTCGACCGGAAGGCGCAATCCTCGCGGCGATAGATTTCGTCAGGGTCGCCGGATCACTGGAAGCGGCGGCGGCGATCCGTCACGCGATCGCCCGATCCAGGAACCTGTGTCCGCAGCTTCATGCTATCGCCTCCCAATTCGCTGATCATACCGACCTGGTAGACGCGATTCACGCGTCTGTCGAAGCCACCGGAGAGGTCAAAGACACCGCCAGCCGAAAGCTCAACCAACTTCGACTTCGAATCCATGAGCTTCGAAACCTGATCCACTCTCGCTTACAGTCCCTGCTGACGGATCCTCCCCTTCAACCCTATATCGCCGAACTGCTCGTGACGCTTCGAAACGAGCGCTACGTGATCCCTGTCAAGCCCAACTACCGGACCGCCCTGAAGGGTGTCGTCCAGGATCGATCCGTCAGTGGCGCCACCATCTTCCTGGAGCCCCAGGAGGTTGTAGAACTCAATAACCAGCTACGGTTGTTGCAGCGGTCCGAAGAGGAGGAGATCAGAAGAGTGCTGGCCGCGCTCACCGCGTCTCTCCGATCCAAGGCGGAAGCGGTGCTCTCGACGATGCTGCTCGCGGCTGAACTGGACTGTCGATGTGCCGCGGCACGATTGGCCGACACGCTTCACTGTACCCCTGTCTCCTTGAAGGACACGGGTCCCCTGGTGCTGCGGGAGGCCCGACACCCACTCTTGCTGGAACAGACGGAAACAGCCGGGACGAACCAGACCATCCCGATCGACCTGCGTCTGGGCGATAGCTTTGATGCGCTACTCATCACCGGACCGAATACCGGCGGCAAAACGGTCGCCTTGAAGACGGCGGGTCTGCTCTCGCTGATGGCGCAGGCGGGGCTGCATCTGCCGACCTCGCCGGACTCCGAGGTCCCTTTTTTTAGCGGAGTGCTTGCCGACATTGGAGATGAGCAGAGTATCGAGCAAAGCCTGAGTACCTTCTCCTCCCACATCGGTCAGATTCGCCGAATCCTGGATGCGGCGCGCCCACACACCCTGGTGTTGCTGGACGAACTCGGCGCCGGTACCGATCCTATCGAGGGGGCCTGCCTGGGAATCGCGATCCTTGAGGCGCTTTTAGAGCGCGGCGCGATGGTCGTGGCGACCACGCATCTGGACGCCATCAAGGCCTATGCCTATTCGCACCCTCGAATCGAAAACGGCTGCGTCGAGTTCGACCTTGACACCCTGAGACCGCTGTATAAATTATTAATTGGGCTTTCCGGTCGCAGCCATGGTCTGGCGATCGCCTCTCGGATCGGATTACCTTCGAGCGTGATTCAGCGAGCCGAGGGGCTGCTAGGCGAAGGAGGCGATCCATTACGGCTGCTGCTGGACCATCTGGAGGGTGAGCAGCGGCGTCTCGCTGTAGAGCGTGAGGCGCTGACTCGCGAAGCTGCCGAGACGGCCAAGGCGCGCGGTGAGGCCGAGGTACGACTGGACGCGGCGAGGGCCGAGGCCGAGCAAATTTGCCGCCGGGCTTTCCAACAGGCCGAGGAGGCAGTCACCGACGCTCGATCGGAGATTGATCGCCTGCTTCTGGAGTTCAGGTCATCCCAGTCGCGCGGGCAGTCGGCGCAGGAGGTGCGCCGGCAACTCATCGATCTGGAGCGGCAGACTCAGGTGGCGCTCAGCGACGTGACCGATTCGGATCGCGTCGCAAGCAGTATTGGAACCGCTTCGGTTCGCGAGGGGCAGGAGGTCTTCATTAAGGGACTCGGGCAGCGTGGGATCGTGACAGGGAAGCCGTCGTCTGCCGGCATCGTGGAGATCCGGCTCCCCCTTGGAAAGGTGAGGGTCCCCCTGGAAGCGGTGATATCCCAAGGCGACTCTGGACAGGGTGAGACGAGCAGGCCGATCCGGCTGTCCAGGATAAAGGACGAGGTGAGGGGCGAGCTGAACCTGATCGGATGTGATGCGACCGAAGCGGCTCGGCGCCTTGACCAGTATGTCGGAGATGCATTCTTAGTCGGACTGCCCACCGTACGAATTATCCATGGAAAGGGCTCAGGAATTCTCAGAAAGACCGTCACAGAGTTCCTTCAGGACCACCCATTGGTCGAAAGCTTCCGGGTAGCTGATTATCAGGAGGGGGGAATCGGCGCCACCATTGTGGAGCTGTGTCCTCGTACATTCTCCATACTTACGGACGGAGCGGCATGAAGAGGATGAGCGGACAGTGATCTCGGAGGAGGCGGTTTCCCGAGTGCTGGCCAGCACCGACATTGTGCAGCTTATTGGCAGATACCTCCCACTGAAACCTGCCGGACGTTACTATAAGGCCCTGTGCCCCTTCCATAGCGAAAAGACCCCTTCCTTCACGGTCAATCCTGAGCGTCAGATCTTTCACTGTTTTGGCTGCGGTGAAGGCGGGGATGCGGCCGGTTTCCTGATGAGGCAGGAACATCTCAACTTCCCTGAGGCAATCCGGTCGCTGGCCGACCGAGCCGGAATCAGCCTCCCGGCGCGCTCCCGCGCACATACCGGAAGCGGGCCAGGGCAGGACGAGCGCGCGCGCCTGGGGCTGCTGGAGATTCACAAGACGGCGGCGGAATTCTTTCGTCAACAACTCCAGCATCAGACGATCGGGGCAACTGCGCGCGCGTATCTGAGGAGCCGGGGCATCCCGAATTCGGTCGTCGAGCAGTTCGGGCTTGGGTATGCGACAGCCTCCTGGGAGGAACTCCTTCGCCACCTGCTGCGCAGGGGATTCTCTAAGAAACAGGTGGAGGAGGCTGGGCTGGCGCTGCCGCGCAAAGACGGGAGCGGGGCGTATGATCGATTCCGGAACCGACTGATGATCCCAATCAGTGATTCGGTGGGTCAGGTGATTGCCTTTGGCGGTCGCGTCCTTGACGATTCCCTTCCGAAGTACCTGAACTCTCCGGAAACGCCCATTTACAAAAAGGGGTCCCACCTGTTCGGTCTGCACCTTGCGGCTTCCGCCATTCGCGATCGCGGGTCGGCTCTTGTGGTGGAAGGGTATTTCGACCTGATCGCGTTGCACGCGCATGGTGTGCAGCACACCGTAGCAGTCCTGGGCACTGCGCTGACAACTCAGCAGATTGCCCTGCTCCGCCGATACACGACGCGGGCGTTGCTGGTGTTCGATCCGGACGCGGCCGGGATCGCCGCGGCGAGACGTTGCGTCGAAAGCTTGCTCAACAGCGGGCTCGACTGGCGGGTAATGCTCCTTCCGGATGGAGAAGATCCTGATTGTTTTCTGCGGGAGCGTGGCTCCTCGGCCTTCGCCGACGCGCTCACGCAATCGAAGGACCTGATGGAGTTTCTGCTCGATCGGAAGGTCTCGGGATTCGATCTGACCAGCCCCGAAGGCCAGGCCGACGCGGTGAATGCCGTCCTGCCCCTCTTGGGCGCCGTCGGCAATGAGATCACGCGGCAACGCTACACGGAAAAGCTCGCGCGCCGGGTTTCACTTCCCAATGATGCCATCATCCGCGAGCTCAATCTTCAGGTGAAAGGCCGCAAGCGGGACACCATGCCGCCAACGCTGCAACCCAGAGGGTTGCCGTCCATAGAATGGAAGCTGATCCACCTGGCACTCCACCATCCCGGCGCGGCCTCTCGTGTGCGTGAAAGCGTACGGCCTGAGGAGCTGAAGGATCGGACGCTTCGCAGGATTTATCAGTCTGCGGTAATGGAACCTGGGACGGGCCGTAGCGCGGTATCGCTTGCCGCAGTGGACCCGGACACGCAGCGGGTGCTCACGCAGTTGTTGGCGACTGATCTTGGAGAGTACGATGGGGAGGAGGCGATCGAGCGCGCCCTCTCCGATTATCTTGCGCGCATCACAGTCAGGCGTGAGCGCGAGAAGGGTGATGAACTCCGGCGACAGATGGAAGCGGCCGAACGAGCGGGCGATCATGGAACGGTTGCGCGCCTGCAGGCTCAGTTTCTTGCGCTGAGCAGAGATCGAGTTCGGTCTCACGTCCCGGCATCGTCGTGAAATCTGGACTGAGGCAGGAGCTTTTGAGAGCGGCTATGAGCTGTTAGCTGTCGGCTGTTTTTCAGGGGAGACAGTATGGCAAATACACACAAGCCAAGACGACCGTCGAAGACCACGCAGTGGAGAGCGCGCAGTCAGGCCACGCGGCCTCTTCATGTGGTTCGTAAGCGGGTTGCCTTGAGCCAACAGAATAAGACGGGGACGGTCCCGGTGGCCTCACCGGCCAAGGCCCCTCGGGGCAATGCACGTTCCAGAACCGCAAAAAAGCCGATGACGATAGCGCCGGCCGCCGTCAAAGAGGGGATCAAGCCGCTGGTGTCGCTCGGGCGGAAAAAGGGTTACCTGACCTACGACGAGGTGAATAGCCTCCTGCCGGAAGAGGTCACCTCCGGCGACCAGATCGACAAGATCCTCAATCTCTTTGATGAGATGGATATCGAGGTTGTGGATGAGGCAGAGCGGCCTAAAGCGGTGGGAACGCCCGCGCCCCAGCAGGAAGAAGAGAGCGCCGAGACGGGACCCGAGCTTGTTCCGTCGGCCGCCGGCAGGACCGACGACCCGGTTCGGATGTATCTGCGAGAAATGGGAAAAACCCCCCTACTGACCCGGGACGGAGAGATTCAGATTGCGAAACGGATCGAAGAGGGCCACAAAGACGTGGCCGAGGCTGTCTGCCGGGCTGGAGTCGCGGTCCGGGAGATTACCGAAATCGGAGAGCGACTGTTACATGGCAAAGCTCGTATTTATGAGCTGCTCTCACTCAATGAGTTTGACGAGATCTCCGAACAGAAAGAGCGGGAGTTGCTCGCCGAAAATACCCCATCCTTAGAAGCCCTCCGAGAGGAGCAGGTGAAGATCGATGGCCTTCGACGGCGTTACCAGCGCGGTGTTGGCCGTCTGAGCGAGCGATGGCAGCAGAGGATCCTGGATGAGATGGCGCGTCGCAAGGCGGCGCAGGCCACGCTGATTCGAGGGCTGCATATCAACCAGCGGGTGATCGAGCGGGTGGTCGCCAGGATCCGCAATCTCCTGGAGCGGATCGAGCAGGGCGAGCAGGAGCTTCGCGACGTGGGGCGGGCCCACCACTTGTCCATGGAGGATATCAGGATCATCTCCGGCAACGGCCGGGAGAAGACTGCCGCTATACGAGGGATTCTCCGTCGGACGGGGCTCGACCGGAAGGGGCTGGATGAATGTGAACACACCGTCACGGCTATCCAGCGAAAGATCCGAAGGGTTGAGGAGGAGGCCGATGCCTCCGCCAAGGAGTTACGATCCTGTCTTCATACTATCACCAACGGTGAGCGAAAGGCCCATCTGGCAAAGAAGGAGATGGTAGAGGCCAACCTCCGTCTGGTGATCAGTATCGCAAAGAAATACACCAATCGCGGCCTCCAGTTCCTCGACCTGATCCAGGAAGGGAACATCGGCCTGATGCGGGCGGTGGATAAGTTTGAATACCAGCGAGGATATAAGTTCAGCACCTACGCCACCTGGTGGGTCCGCCAGGCCATCACGCGAGCCATTGCCGATCAGGCCCGCACCATCCGGATCCCCGTTCATATGATCGAGACCATCAACAAGTTGACTCGCGCCTCCCGGTACCTGGTTCAGGAATATGGCAGGGAGCCCACCCCGGAGGAGATCGCCCAGAAGATCGATCTGCCGGTTGATAAGGTCAGGAAGGTCCTCAAGATCGCGCAGGAACCGATCTCGCTGGAAACGCCCATCGGGGAGGAGGAAGGATCTCATCTTGGTGACTTCATCGAGGATAAAGCTGTGATCTCCCCGATCGAGGCCGTCATCGGCATGAACTTGAGCGGTCAGACCGAGCAGGTGCTTGGGACACTGACGGAACGGGAGCAAAAGATATTAAAGCTCCGTTTCGGGCTTGGGGATGGACGCGATCACACCCTGGAGGAAGTGGGCCAGCAATTCGACGTCACCCGCGAGCGAATCAGACAGATCGAGGCCAAGGCGCTGCGGAAACTCCGACATCCTACTCGGAGCAGGAAGCTCAAGAGCTTTGTGGAATCTTAGGCAGCGTATCCAACGATTCGTTACGCCTTCCGTTCGCCCTGAGCCTGTCGAAGGGTGCAGTATGTCGAGAGGTTCCGTTCATGGATTCGACAGGCTCACCACGAACGGATTGTAAGGGTATTTGTGGGACACTACACTAGTTGCTGGTCTTCTGCTGGGGCCCATAGCTCAGTTGGTTAGAGCCCCCGGCTCATAACCGGGTCGTCCCTGGTTCGAGTCCAGGTGGGCCCACCACGTAAAAGCAGCCATCGGCTTTCAGTGGTCAGCTTGAGGCTGACACTGGGCTGATCGCTGATAGCTGAACGCTAATCGCTGATCATTGGGGAGCGCAACGTGTTTCAGGACTTAGAGCGGCTTGTCGAATTACAGGGGCTTGACGCCGAAATCGCCGAGCTCGATGCGGCGGCGGCGGCCATCCCCGTTCAGATCCGGATGATGGACCAGCAATTGGCTCAGGCCAAGGCGACTCTTGATGCGGCCACCGCGGAGGTGGAGAGGCTCCAGAAGCTTCGCCGTCAGAAAGAGCGCGATTTGGATGAGACCAGCAGAGAGCTCAAAAAGCGACAAGGCCGCCTTTTTGAGATCAAGACCAACCTGGAATACACTGCAGTCCTGAAGGAGGTCGAGGGGCTGAAGCAGAAGATTTCGACGCTGGAGGAAGAGGTTCTCGCGTGCTTCGACGATATCGACAGCGCTGTAAAGATTCAAGATCAGGAAGAGAAGAAGATCCAGGTCACACAGGCGGAGTTTCTGAAGAACAAGCAGCAGCGGGAAGGCGAACTTCGGGAGTTGCAAGGCCGCCTCTCGATATTGCGGAAGACCAGGGAAGGCCGGTCAGTGGACGTGGAGGCATCCCTGCTGCAGTTATACCTGCGACTCCTGAAGAGCCGAGATGGCTTGGCGGTGGCCCAGGTAATCAACCGTTCTTGTGAGGGTTGTCACGTGACCATCACGCCTCAGTTGTACTTGGAGGTTCGACGAAACGCGGAACTTCACACCTGCGAAGGGTGTGGTCGGATCCTTTATTGGAAGGGATGATGACAATGCGGGGTGCGGGGGAGCTGAACGCCGGCCCGGCCTCGCAGGCCTGTCCTGAGCCACGTCGAGGGGGATTACGATTGATGATTCACATCGACGGCGCAGCTCGCGGGAACCCAGGCCCAGCCGGGATCGGCGTCATGCTGGAGACAGGGGACGGGCCGCTGCAGCGGGGCTTGTGCCGATACATCGGCGAGGCGACCAATAACGTGGCCGAATATGAAGCGCTCCTGCTTGCTCTGAGGGAGGCCAGGAAGCTTCAGGCGTCCGTTGTCGAGATTCGATCCGACTCCCAGTTGTTGGTGAGACAAATCCAGGGCAGCTATCGAGTTAAAAACCCGCGCCTCGCCGCGTTACATGCGCAGGCGCGCGACCTCATCAGCGCCCTCCCATCATTTCGGATTGAGCATGTCGGTCGCGAACTGAACCGTCAGGCGGACGCGCTCGCCAATCGCGCCATCGATGAAGCCTTGTCCGGTGTCCCCCGAGAGGGAGGGCGATCGTGAACGGACAGCAGCGGGCCTTCTCGCCCCTGCTTGGGTTGTCGGCCATCCTGGTCGTTGTCCTCCTCTCCGGCAGCGTGTACCTCTGGAACGTCTACAATCAACTGGTCTCGATGGACGAGGGGATCAGATCGGCCTGGGCTCAAGTCGAGAATCAGTTACAGCGTCGGACAGACCTCATTCCGAATCTGGTTGCAACAGTGAAAGGGTATGCCGCCCACGAGCGAGAGGTGCTGGAGGGTATCGCCAATGCCAGGGCGAGGATGGCTGGGGCCAAAAGTCCTGAGGAAAAGATCACCACCAGCAACGCCCTGGACGTGGCGCTCGGACGCCTGCTGGTGGTCGTGGAGCGGTACCCGAACCTTAAAGCGGATCGGAGCTTTGCCCGCCTGATGGACGAGCTGGCGGGAACGGAAAACCGATTAGCCGTCGAACGGAAGCGATACAATGATCTGGTGCAGGGCTACAACAGCCGGATTCGTCGCTTTCCGGAAAGGACCGTCGCCGGATTGTTCCATTTTCAGCAGGCGAGCTACTTTCTGGTGGCTGAATCGGCAAAAGCGGCGCCGACAGTGGAGTTTGCCAGGTGAAGGCCGGCTGGCCGGCACAGAGGGAAACGCAGACCGCCCCTGCCAGGTGCGCCGATATCCTCGAGGGTAGCCTGCAAGGGCTGGGTCTCGGTCGGGTGATCCGCCACCTCGCGCTCCTTCGAGCCTGGGACCGGGTCGTAGCAGATCGCATCAAGGAGCGGGCGAGCGTGGAGGATTTCAGGGATAGACGCTTGTACCTCTGCGTCGAGGATCCCATCTGGCTGCATGAGCTTCACATGCTGCGGCACAAGTTGAAAACAATCCTGAACGAGGAGGTTGGCGAGCCGGTGGTGGACGAGATCGCCTTAAGAATTGGCCGAACCCGTCGATCTGCCCCCACGACACGTCCCTATCGTAGTGGACGGAGGGCCCCGGCGGCTCCGCCTGCGGTTGAGGCGAGCATGACAACGCTCCTGAGCCCCCTCAGGGATCTGCCCTGTTGTGATGCCGTCCAACGGCTCTTTCAACGGTGGGTATCGAGGCCACAGTGACACACGTGTTGCAACATATCCGCATGAAATCCCCCCTCGGGTCCCCCCTTTTGATAAAGGGGAGTTGAGGGGATTTTCTAAGGAACTGGTACACGACTTGCTATTTCCAGGACCTTCTAGTAAAATATGGCGCGGTTCGTATGAATTGAAGTGCGAATCGTCTTAGACAAAATAGATCTGATCAGGAGATTATGGTGAGCCATCAGCGAACGCTTCAGACTATAGCCACCTGTAAAGGGATAGGGATTCACAGCGGCCAATCAGTCACGATGTCGCTCCGTCCCGCTCCGGCGAACTCCGGCGTCGTATTTAAGCGCATCGATCTTCCCTCCGCCCCAACCATCGAGGCCAAGCCCGCACACATCGTCGATGTCCATCATGCAACCACCATCGGCAAGGATGGTATGAAAGTGCGGACCATCGAACACCTGATGGCAGCGTTTGCGGGGACGGGGCTGGATAATGTCCTGGTAGAACTCGACGGCGAAGAGGTTCCCGCCATGGATGGCAGCGCCGCGCCATTTGTCGAGTTAATCAGGAAAGTGGGTCTCAAACGACAGATGGTCGCCAGGACGTATCTCAAGATTAAAGAGCGTTTGGTTGTCGAAACAGAGCGCTCGAGTATTCAGATCGTTCCTTCAAAGCGTCTTCAGGTTATCTATACGATGCGCTTTGACCACCCGCTCCTGGGAGAACAGTCAGCCGCCTTCGACATCACCAGGGAGATGTTCGCCAGGGAGATTGCGTCTTGCCGCACCTACGGGTTCCTGAAGGATATCGAAGAGCTTCGCCGTCGCAACCTGGGCCTGGGCGGGTCGTTTGACAACGCGATCGTGATCGGCGAGGGAGGGGTGGTGAACGGCGATCTCCGCTTCCGGGACGAGCTGGTCCGCCATAAGGTCCTTGATCTCTTGGGAGACCTCTATCTCCTTGGCCGGCCTATCCTCGGGACCGTCATTGCTCACGGCGCCGGTCACTTCCTTCACACCAGGCTCGTACGAGAGATCCAGCGTCATCTGGACCTGGAGCATCCGGCTTCTGTCTGCAGTGGCGTGATTGAGCGTTGGGCGAGGCCGCTGCTTCAGCCGGAACGATCGCTTGAGGTTGTCCCTTCGTAATCGGATTCCCGCGTACGACCCTCCACACCACGCACCCCGGATCGATATCCGGGGCAGTTTCACACCTCGCACGCTGTATCATTCAGCGACGCCATGAGTAACCTCGAAATCGCCAAGCTGTTTCACGAGATCGCCGACCTGCTGGAGATCAAGGACGAAAACATCTTCAAGATCCGGGCCTACCGCCGGGCGGCTATGAACCTGGAATCCTTGCCGGAGGAAATCGAGGCGGTAGCGGCGCGCGGCGGTCTCGCCGAGATCGCGGGAATCGGCAAGGATCTGGCGGCCAAGATCCAACAGGCGCTCGAGACCGGGCGCATGGAATATCTGGAAGAACTGCGCACGGCGATCCCTCGTGGCGTGGTCGAGCTGATGGCGATCCCGGGTGTCGGGCCCAAGACCGCCAAGCTCCTCTTCCAACAGCTCCAGGTCGATTCGGTCGAGAGGCTGGAAGCGCTTGCCCTTCAAGGACAACTCCTCGGTCTGCCGGGGATCAAGCAGAAAACGGTCGAGAATATCCTGAAGGGAATTCAGGTCGTCAAGGCGGGGCGGGAGCGGATGCCGTTGGGGCGGGCCCTGCCGCTGGCCCATGAGCTGGTCCGGATCCTGGAGACGCTTCCCGATGTCAAACAGATCAGCCTGGCTGGGAGCCTGCGGCGAATGCGCGAGACCGTCAAGGACCTCGACCTCCTGGTCACGTCAACGAAGCCGGCCAAGGTCATGGCGGTCTTCACGTCGCTTCCGCAGGTGGCGGAGGTGCTGCTCCAGGGCGAAACCAAGGCGACCATCCGCCACCGGGAGGGGATCCAGGTAGATCTCCGGGTGGTCGAGCCCGACTGCTTCGGCGCCGCGTTACAGTACTTCACCGGTTCCAAGGCCCACAACATCCGCGTGCGGGAGCTCGCGGTCCGTAAGGGGCTGAAGGTCAGCGAGTACGGCGTCTTCAACGAGGCCACCGGCACGCGAATCGCCGGCGCCACCGAGGAGGA of the Candidatus Methylomirabilis sp. genome contains:
- the rpsU gene encoding 30S ribosomal protein S21 — protein: MASVTVKENESFEVALRRFKKQCEKAGVLSELRKREHYEKPSVRRKKKSMAARKKALKRVHFAVE
- a CDS encoding peptidylprolyl isomerase; the protein is MSLHSTAEAEPTKSPRAIIEMAAGKIVVEFYEKDAPGTVANFIKLAKQGYYNGLSFHRVVPGFVAQGGDPKGDGTGGPGYTIKDEVNSRKHTTGAVAMAKTAAPNSAGSQFYITLAPQPALDRDYTVFGQVVEGMDVVMKIKVGDVMKKVTIVEATR
- a CDS encoding GatB/YqeY domain-containing protein: MSVLKARLADDLKVALKSGDRLRTSVLRLLHALIKNREIEKRGELDDAEIIQAVIASCKLRKEAIEQYVKGGRDDLAVKEEAELKLLEAYLPPPLSPEELRKKIEEALAVSHASSIKDMGKVMALLMPEISGRADGKVASQMVKDALSKR
- a CDS encoding TPM domain-containing protein, giving the protein MLPDRRLSSPPRFLYRCLLLYGLLVLCLFSRSASAGISLPKPDGWVSDYAGLLDAATKNRLEQFLTEVNQEAGVEIAVATLPTLGGQSVEEAAVELFAAWGIGKKGKDEGVLLLVAPKERRLRIEVGYGLEGTIPDGLAGEIIRDTITPRFREGRFAEGIEAGITRIVETIARQKQIQIPVPESPRLRTTAPEQETRRWRLSSQATPVLLFLLLLVGLIAISMAGERSFRDRRGPRRFRNPFIWFPIGPYSGGSSGGGFGGADFGGFGGFGGGSSGGGGASGSW
- a CDS encoding endonuclease MutS2; translated protein: MNQIDQHTLEILEWPAIQARLAAEAGSPIGRELTQATQPLPTLEEAKKVQKEVEEFRALLSRETALPFDQLCDIRESIRQSRPEGAILAAIDFVRVAGSLEAAAAIRHAIARSRNLCPQLHAIASQFADHTDLVDAIHASVEATGEVKDTASRKLNQLRLRIHELRNLIHSRLQSLLTDPPLQPYIAELLVTLRNERYVIPVKPNYRTALKGVVQDRSVSGATIFLEPQEVVELNNQLRLLQRSEEEEIRRVLAALTASLRSKAEAVLSTMLLAAELDCRCAAARLADTLHCTPVSLKDTGPLVLREARHPLLLEQTETAGTNQTIPIDLRLGDSFDALLITGPNTGGKTVALKTAGLLSLMAQAGLHLPTSPDSEVPFFSGVLADIGDEQSIEQSLSTFSSHIGQIRRILDAARPHTLVLLDELGAGTDPIEGACLGIAILEALLERGAMVVATTHLDAIKAYAYSHPRIENGCVEFDLDTLRPLYKLLIGLSGRSHGLAIASRIGLPSSVIQRAEGLLGEGGDPLRLLLDHLEGEQRRLAVEREALTREAAETAKARGEAEVRLDAARAEAEQICRRAFQQAEEAVTDARSEIDRLLLEFRSSQSRGQSAQEVRRQLIDLERQTQVALSDVTDSDRVASSIGTASVREGQEVFIKGLGQRGIVTGKPSSAGIVEIRLPLGKVRVPLEAVISQGDSGQGETSRPIRLSRIKDEVRGELNLIGCDATEAARRLDQYVGDAFLVGLPTVRIIHGKGSGILRKTVTEFLQDHPLVESFRVADYQEGGIGATIVELCPRTFSILTDGAA